The Thalassotalea nanhaiensis genome has a window encoding:
- the mnmG gene encoding tRNA uridine-5-carboxymethylaminomethyl(34) synthesis enzyme MnmG: MLYQESFDVIVVGGGHAGTEASLAAARMGCKTLLLTHNIDTLGAMSCNPAIGGIGKGHLVKEIDALGGLMAEATDHAGIQFRTLNSSKGPAVRATRAQADRLLYKAYVRNYLENQENLTIFQQACDDLIMDGDRVAGVSTQMGLKFKGKTVVLTVGTFLAGQIHIGLNSYEGGRAGDPASVNLADRLRDMPFRIDRLKTGTPPRLDARTLDFSVMQAQPGDAPVPTFSFMGKSEHHPQQIPCYITHTNTNTHDIIRGGLDRSPMYTGVIEGIGPRYCPSIEDKIMRFSDKDSHQIFVEPEGLTTHEIYPNGISTSLPFDVQMDLVRSIKGFENAHITRPGYAIEYDFFDPRDLKQTLETKFIENLFFAGQINGTTGYEEAGAQGLIAGLNAGRRSMDKETWTPGREQAYMGVLIDDLSTLGTKEPYRMFTSRAEYRLLLREDNADIRLTEQGRELGLVGDARWARFCDKMENVEQERQRLRALWVQKDHPAVDKLNPMLKNPLSKEANLEELLRRPETRYDDLMAIEEFGPGIADKQASEQVEIQTKYQGYIDRQLDEIEKKKRHENTLIPVDFDFSKISGLSNEVVAKLTDSRPETLGKASRISGITPAAISLLLVYLKKHGLLRKSA; this comes from the coding sequence ATGTTGTATCAAGAATCCTTTGACGTAATTGTTGTCGGGGGCGGACACGCAGGCACAGAAGCATCTTTAGCAGCAGCTCGCATGGGTTGTAAAACATTATTGCTTACCCATAACATTGACACCTTAGGTGCTATGTCATGTAATCCAGCAATTGGTGGCATAGGTAAAGGACATCTGGTAAAAGAGATAGATGCGCTTGGCGGCTTAATGGCTGAAGCGACCGATCATGCCGGGATCCAATTTCGTACATTAAACTCGTCTAAAGGCCCTGCTGTTCGTGCCACAAGAGCACAAGCGGATCGTTTGTTGTATAAGGCATATGTACGTAACTACCTGGAAAACCAAGAAAATTTAACCATTTTCCAACAAGCATGTGATGACTTGATCATGGATGGGGATCGTGTTGCCGGTGTTTCTACGCAAATGGGTCTTAAGTTTAAAGGTAAAACGGTAGTATTAACCGTAGGTACATTCCTTGCAGGCCAAATACACATTGGTTTAAATAGCTATGAAGGCGGACGTGCAGGTGATCCTGCGTCAGTAAATTTAGCAGATCGTTTGCGAGATATGCCATTTAGGATCGATCGTTTAAAAACAGGTACACCACCTCGTTTAGATGCCAGAACTCTAGATTTTTCGGTAATGCAAGCGCAGCCAGGTGATGCTCCGGTACCAACGTTTTCATTTATGGGTAAATCTGAACATCATCCACAGCAGATCCCTTGTTACATTACTCATACCAATACAAATACCCATGATATTATTCGTGGCGGTTTAGATAGATCTCCAATGTATACTGGTGTTATTGAAGGTATTGGTCCACGCTACTGCCCTTCAATTGAAGATAAAATTATGCGCTTTAGTGATAAAGACTCGCATCAAATCTTTGTTGAACCAGAAGGCTTAACCACACATGAAATTTATCCAAACGGTATTTCTACAAGCTTACCGTTTGATGTTCAAATGGACTTGGTACGATCAATTAAAGGCTTTGAAAACGCGCATATTACTCGCCCTGGCTATGCCATCGAGTATGACTTTTTCGATCCTCGCGATTTAAAACAAACATTAGAAACCAAGTTTATTGAAAACCTATTCTTTGCAGGTCAAATTAATGGTACTACTGGCTATGAAGAAGCTGGAGCGCAAGGACTGATTGCCGGTTTAAATGCTGGCCGTCGCAGCATGGACAAAGAAACATGGACACCTGGTCGTGAACAAGCGTACATGGGCGTGTTAATTGATGACTTATCTACTTTAGGCACCAAAGAACCGTACCGTATGTTTACCTCACGTGCAGAATATCGTTTGTTATTACGTGAAGACAATGCTGACATTCGTTTAACTGAACAAGGCCGAGAGTTAGGTCTAGTCGGTGATGCGCGTTGGGCACGTTTTTGTGACAAAATGGAAAACGTAGAACAAGAGCGCCAACGATTACGTGCACTATGGGTACAAAAAGATCATCCAGCGGTAGATAAACTGAATCCAATGCTTAAAAACCCATTAAGCAAAGAAGCAAATTTAGAAGAATTACTGCGTCGTCCAGAAACCCGTTATGATGATTTAATGGCTATTGAAGAGTTTGGTCCTGGTATTGCTGATAAACAAGCATCAGAGCAAGTAGAGATCCAAACTAAATATCAAGGTTATATTGATCGTCAACTTGACGAGATTGAGAAAAAGAAACGACATGAGAATACCCTGATCCCTGTTGATTTTGATTTCTCTAAAATTTCTGGCTTATCAAATGAAGTTGTTGCCAAATTAACCGATTCTCGTCCAGAAACGTTAGGCAAGGCTTCACGTATTTCAGGAATAACTCCTGCAGCAATTTCATTGTTGTTGGTTTACTTGAAAAAACACGGACTATTACGTAAATCGGCTTAA
- a CDS encoding ParB/RepB/Spo0J family partition protein: MSTSKRRGLGRGLDALLTSAPRKTDKSEQDIPDNDVVVVKSELQKLPIEQLQPGKYQPRKDMSEGALEELANSIKAQGIIQPVVVRPVGTDKYEIIAGERRWRASQLAELDMIPCLIKDVPDESAVAIALIENIQREDLNAMEEAIALERLLSEFELTHQEVATAVGKSRTTVTNLLRLNSLNDDVKTFLENGDIEMGHARALLSLQGDLQTTTARTVAAKELTVRETEKLVKKAQQPVVEKQPDVKDPDTLKLEDNLAMRIGSPVQIKHNKKGKGKMEISFASLDELEGILAKIQ; encoded by the coding sequence ATGAGCACGTCGAAACGTCGCGGCTTAGGTAGAGGCTTAGATGCCCTATTAACCTCAGCACCTAGAAAAACAGATAAATCTGAGCAAGACATTCCTGATAATGACGTTGTCGTTGTTAAAAGTGAGTTGCAAAAGTTACCGATTGAACAATTACAACCAGGTAAATATCAACCACGCAAGGATATGTCTGAAGGTGCTCTTGAAGAACTTGCTAACTCAATTAAGGCACAAGGTATTATTCAGCCTGTTGTCGTTCGTCCTGTTGGGACTGATAAATACGAAATAATTGCCGGTGAACGTCGCTGGCGAGCATCGCAATTAGCTGAATTAGATATGATCCCATGTTTAATTAAAGATGTACCCGATGAATCGGCGGTTGCGATAGCCTTAATTGAAAACATTCAGCGTGAAGATCTTAATGCCATGGAAGAAGCCATTGCATTAGAACGCTTATTAAGTGAATTTGAACTCACCCACCAAGAAGTTGCTACTGCTGTAGGTAAATCTCGCACCACGGTAACCAACTTATTACGTTTAAATAGTTTAAATGATGACGTAAAAACCTTCCTCGAAAATGGCGATATTGAAATGGGCCATGCAAGGGCCCTGTTAAGTTTACAAGGTGACTTACAAACAACCACTGCTCGCACTGTGGCTGCTAAAGAGTTAACCGTTCGTGAAACCGAAAAGTTAGTAAAAAAGGCCCAACAACCGGTAGTTGAAAAACAGCCTGATGTTAAAGACCCTGATACATTAAAACTTGAAGATAACTTAGCCATGCGCATTGGCTCGCCTGTACAAATTAAGCACAATAAAAAAGGCAAAGGAAAAATGGAAATTTCTTTCGCATCTCTCGATGAGCTAGAAGGCATTTTGGCAAAGATTCAATAA
- a CDS encoding ParA family protein: MGKIIAVANQKGGVGKTTTSVNLAASLAATKRKVLLIDLDPQGNATMGSGVDKYDVHATSYELLIDELPLNEVICTETTGHYDLIAANTDVTAAEIKLMEVFAREQRLKNALAPFKDTYDFIIIDCPPSLNMLTVNAMAAADSVLVPMQCEYYALEGLTALMDTISKLSSVVNKDLHIEGILRTMYDPRNRLANDVSEQLKRHFGDKVYRTVIPRNVRLAEAPSFGTPAMYYDKSATGAKAYLALAGEVLKKQAQPATVSE; the protein is encoded by the coding sequence GTGGGAAAAATTATAGCAGTTGCCAACCAAAAAGGTGGTGTAGGCAAAACAACTACGTCGGTTAACTTAGCGGCCTCTTTGGCTGCAACCAAACGTAAAGTATTACTTATTGACCTTGATCCACAGGGTAATGCCACTATGGGCAGTGGTGTTGATAAATACGACGTGCATGCAACCAGCTACGAGTTATTGATTGATGAATTACCCCTTAATGAAGTCATCTGCACTGAAACTACCGGTCATTATGATTTAATTGCTGCAAATACAGATGTTACTGCTGCTGAGATTAAATTAATGGAAGTGTTTGCCCGTGAGCAACGCTTAAAAAATGCCTTAGCACCATTTAAAGACACATATGATTTTATCATCATCGATTGCCCACCTTCACTAAATATGCTCACCGTTAATGCCATGGCTGCCGCTGATTCAGTGTTAGTTCCTATGCAATGTGAGTATTACGCCCTTGAAGGTTTGACCGCATTAATGGATACCATTTCTAAACTATCTTCGGTGGTAAATAAAGACCTTCATATTGAAGGTATTTTACGTACTATGTATGATCCTCGTAACCGTTTAGCTAACGATGTGTCAGAACAATTAAAACGTCATTTTGGCGACAAAGTTTATCGAACCGTTATTCCTCGTAATGTACGTTTAGCAGAAGCACCAAGTTTTGGTACCCCTGCAATGTATTATGATAAATCAGCAACTGGCGCAAAAGCATATTTAGCTTTAGCTGGTGAAGTATTAAAAAAACAGGCGCAACCGGCTACGGTTAGCGAATAA
- the rsmG gene encoding 16S rRNA (guanine(527)-N(7))-methyltransferase RsmG, protein MDLTAQLTSELTALLNKTDLTISNEQVSKLVGYVELLHKWNKAYNLTSVRDPSEMLVKHILDSLINGPHLNGNSFIDVGTGPGLPGIPLAILYPNKNFVLLDSLGKRVTFLKQVVYQLKLENVTPVQSRVEKYLPEVPFDGVLSRAFASLEDMITWCQHLIDDKGRFYALKGLYPADELDSMPAGIELVESFTLTVPELEGQRHLIELKKIK, encoded by the coding sequence ATGGATTTAACTGCCCAACTAACATCAGAACTAACTGCGTTATTGAACAAAACTGATTTAACTATAAGTAACGAGCAAGTTAGTAAACTTGTCGGTTATGTTGAATTACTGCATAAATGGAATAAAGCTTATAATTTAACGTCGGTTCGCGATCCAAGTGAAATGTTGGTTAAACACATTTTAGATTCGTTAATTAATGGACCTCACTTAAATGGTAATAGTTTTATCGACGTTGGCACTGGCCCAGGCTTACCAGGTATACCTTTAGCGATTTTGTACCCGAACAAAAATTTTGTTTTATTAGACAGTTTGGGCAAACGAGTAACGTTTTTAAAACAAGTGGTTTATCAATTAAAACTGGAAAACGTAACACCTGTTCAATCTCGGGTTGAAAAATATTTACCAGAAGTGCCATTTGATGGTGTGTTAAGCAGAGCCTTTGCTTCACTGGAAGATATGATCACTTGGTGTCAGCATTTAATTGATGACAAAGGCCGCTTTTACGCGTTAAAAGGCCTGTACCCTGCAGATGAACTGGATTCTATGCCTGCAGGAATTGAATTAGTAGAGAGTTTTACCCTTACTGTTCCTGAACTTGAAGGGCAACGACATTTAATTGAATTGAAGAAAATAAAATAA